One Xenopus tropicalis strain Nigerian chromosome 8, UCB_Xtro_10.0, whole genome shotgun sequence genomic window carries:
- the LOC116406952 gene encoding uncharacterized protein LOC116406952: MIPCVFHTRRRLNPLRVQLEWGKMDKEGYVPLIHLDGNHVRKAAADFGDKYQLFIPQVSQGNCSLVINPTDIADSGTYQVRLRILGKLYEPVPSIEIQVVDQRKVESRAWGKKKTTVPPTTIATVPPGFVDDVQKRLVKIDKMAIIVIVLNGVFVGIAILLGVLVFITYRKKSSSGDEENPPKKRKQKGKKEPSDESEESSSSESEESSSES, from the exons ATGATTCCCTGTGTGTTTCACACACGGCGCCGCCTCAACCCACTCAGAGTCCAACTGGAATGGGGTAAAATGGATAAGGAAGGTTACGTGCCCCTCATACACCTGGACGGAAACCACGTGAGAAAGGCAGCGGCTGATTTTGGGGATAAATACCAGCTGTTTATACCCCAAGTGTCACAAGGGAACTGCTCCCTTGTGATAAATCCCACGGATATTGCAGACAGCGGCACTTATCAGGTCCGGCTGAGGATTCTAGGAAAGCTGTACGAGCCGGTTCCATCCATAGAGATTCAGGTTGTCGATCAGCGCAAAG TTGAGTCCCGGGCATGGGGCAAGAAAAAGACGACTGTACCGCCAACCACTATTGCAACAGTACCACCAGGATTTGTTGACGACGTCCAAAAAAGACTTGTGAAAATTGATAAGATGGCGATTATAGTGATTGTACTTAATGGGGTGTTCGTTGGTATAGCCATACTGCTAGGAGTCCTTGTATT TATTACGTACAGGAAAAAGAGTTCCTCTGGCGATGAGGAGAACCCACCAAAAAAACG GAAACAGAAAGGAAAGAAGGAACCATCTGACGAGAGTGAGGAAAGCTCATCCAGTGAGTCAGAAGAGAGCTCTAGTGAGAGTTAA